In Topomyia yanbarensis strain Yona2022 chromosome 2, ASM3024719v1, whole genome shotgun sequence, one DNA window encodes the following:
- the LOC131682402 gene encoding uncharacterized protein K02A2.6-like encodes MDTFCCHVSGSPAAPAALQSIFPNVFTDQLGLCSKTKVKLELKKSVRPVFCPKRPVAYAMYDAVDQELDRLENLNIITPVEYSEWAAPIVVVRKANGSIRICGDYSTGLNAALQPNQYPLPLPDDIFAKLTNCKVFSQIDLSDAFLQVEVDEQYRKLLTINTHRGLYSYNRLPPGVKIAPGAFQQLIDTMLAGLQCTCGYLDDVIVGGKTEEDHDRNLRAVLKRIQDFGFTIRVDKCTFRKQQVQYVGHIVDSRGLRPDPAKIEVISKLPPPTDVSGVRSFLGAINYYGKFVPNMRKLRYPLDNLLKDDAKFQWTDECQRAFEHFKQILSSDLLLTHYDPKREIIVSADASSVGLGATISHKFPDGTIKVVQHASRALTKAEQGYSQPDREGLAIVFAVTKFHKMLFGRHFRLKTDHQPLLRIFGSKKGIPVYTANRLQRFALNLLLYDFDIEYVPTHKFGDADLLSRLINQHVKPDEDYIIASINLEEDLRSVVSHTVKALPLNFRAVAQSTQADPLLRKVYHHIQHGWPQSEHSESDIQRFHARQESLSVVDGCIMFAERLVIPSLHRKRCLEQLHCGHPGMQRMKALARSYVYWPSLDADIVNFVKACQHCAAVARSPPHSSPVPWPKQTAPWQRVHVDYAGPIEGEYYLIAVDSFSKWPEIIQTSRITSAATISILGGLFARLGMPVTLVSDNGTQFTSAEFADFCASNGIEHLTTAPFHPQSNGQAERFVDTFKRAVTKIREGRGSIQQALDIFLLTYRSTPNRALPDQKSPSEVMFGRKIRTCLELLRPPTVRTPVAPSDDHTKPRFFSRNDSVYAKLYGRNGWKWAPGTIIEKIGDVMYNVWVDDRRMLRSHINQLRSRLAVDSIPKQPANQATSRQYSLPLDILLGAWNLPNQSSGTPAPSLVASGSELSPVSSPEHTLLGSVPALASSTPQQEVSAFPSTSSTSTTSTSTEFESAIEVESVVNLPRRSSRTRRPPNRFDPYHLY; translated from the coding sequence ATGGACACCTTCTGCTGTCACGTGTCAGGCTCTCCTGCGGCACCCGCTGCACTGCAATCGATTTTTCCAAACGTGTTCACCGATCAGCTCGgtttgtgcagcaaaactaaAGTGAAGTTGGAGCTGAAAAAAAGTGTTCGACCCGTCTTCTGCCCTAAGCGCCCGGTTGCGTACGCGATGTATGATGCCGTTGACCAGGAACTCGACCGACTGGAAAATTTGAATATCATCACCCCAGTCGAATATTCGGAGTGGGCTGCTCCGATCGTTGTCGTCCGTAAAGCCAATGGTTCCATTCGAATTTGTGGAGACTATTCCACGGGGCTTAACGCTGCGCTCCAACCAAATCAGTATCCACTTCCCCTACCGGACGATATCTTCGCCAAGCTGACTAACTGTAAGGTGTTCAGCCAGATCGATTTGTCCGACGCTTTCTTGCAGGTGGAAGTCGACGAACAGTACCGTAAGTTGCTAACCATCAATACGCATCGTGGCCTCTACTCCTACAACCGCCTCCCGCCAGGTGTGAAGATCGCACCTGGTGCCTTCCAGCAGCTCATCGATACAATGCTAGCCGGTCTGCAGTGCACGTGTGGCTACCTCGATGACGTCATCGTCGGCGGAAAAACTGAAGAAGACCACGATCGCAATTTGCGGGCTGTTCTAAAACGAATTCAAGATTTCGGGTTCACCATTCGAGTCGATAAATGCACCTTCCGCAAGCAGCAAGTGCAGTATGTGGGTCATATTGTCGACAGTCGCGGATTACGTCCAGATCCCGCCAAAATCGAAGTGATATCCAAGCTGCCGCCTCCAACCGATGTATCTGGTGTGCGATCATTTTTGGGGGCTATCAACTACTACGGCAAGTTTGTTCCCAATATGCGCAAGTTACGTTATCCGCTGGACAACCTTCTCAAGGACGATGCGAAGTTCCAGTGGACTGATGAGTGCCAGAGAGCGTTCGAGCACTTCAAACAAATACTCTCCTCGGATCTACTTCTCACACATTATGATCCGAAGCGGGAGATCATTGTCTCTGCCGACGCTTCTTCCGTTGGGCTCGGGGCAACGATTAGCCACAAGTTCCCCGACGGCACAATCAAAGTCGTCCAACATGCTTCCAGAGCACTCACAAAAGCTGAACAAGGCTACAGCCAACCGGATCGTGAAGGTTTAGCTATCGTCTTCGCCGTCACGAAGTTTCACAAAATGCTCTTCGGACGGCACTTTCGTTTGAAAACCGACCACCAGCCTTTGCTCCGTATCTTTGGTTCTAAAAAGGGAATACCGGTCTACACAGCCAACCGCCTCCAACGATTTGCGCTCAATCTACTGCTCTACGATTTTGACATCGAGTACGTGCCCACCCACAAGTTCGGCGACGCAGACTTACTCTCGAGGTTGATCAACCAGCACGTCAAACCCGATGAGGACTATATCATCGCCAGCATCAACCTGGAAGAGGACCTCAGGTCGGTAGTATCTCATACAGTTAAAGCTTTGCCTCTCAATTTCAGAGCCGTCGCACAAAGCACCCAAGCAGATCCACTGCTCCGAAAAGTCTACCATCACATTCAGCACGGTTGGCCGCAATCTGAACATTCAGAATCCGACATCCAGCGATTCCATGCCAGACAGGAATCACTCTCCGTGGTAGATGGGTGCATCATGTTTGCCGAACGGCTCGTCATCCCGTCGCTCCATCGCAAGCGATGCCTCGAACAGCTCCATTGTGGCCATCCTGGTATGCAGCGTATGAAGGCCCTCGCTCGAAGCTACGTGTATTGGCCCAGTTTGGATGCTGACATCGTCAACTTCGTCAAGGCATGCCAACACTGTGCGGCCGTAGCCAGGTCACCTCCTCACTCTTCACCGGTGCCGTGGCCTAAGCAGACCGCTCCGTGGCAGCGCGTCCACGTGGATTACGCCGGTCCAATCGAAGGCGAATATTACCTGATCGCCGTCGACTCCTTCTCCAAGTGGCCAGAAATCATTCAAACGTCCCGTATAACCTCGGCGGCAACCATCAGCATTCTCGGTGGGTTGTTTGCTCGGTTGGGTATGCCTGTTACACTAGTCAGCGACAACGGAACCCAATTCACGAGCGCTGAATTCGCAGATTTCTGCGCCTCAAACGGCATCGAACACCTCACAACTGCTCCGTTTCATCCACAATCAAATGGCCAAGCTGAACGATTTGTTGACACGTTCAAAAGGGCTGTTACAAAAATTCGAGAGGGGAGAGGATCGATACAGCAAGCGTTAGACATATTCCTGTTAACGTACCGAAGTACACCCAACCGGGCACTGCCAGACCAAAAGTCGCCGTCCGAGGTCATGTTTGGTCGCAAAATACGCACCTGTCTCGAGCTACTACGTCCCCCAACGGTACGAACTCCAGTGGCACCGTCGGACGATCACACAAAACCGAGGTTCTTCAGCCGGAACGATTCGGTTTACGCTAAGCTTTATGGCCGTAACGGTTGGAAGTGGGCTCCTGGAACAATCATCGAAAAAATAGGAGACGTGATGTATAACGTATGGGTCGATGATCGCCGAATGCTGCGTTCCCATATCAACCAACTCCGGAGTCGCCTAGCTGTCGACTCGATACCAAAGCAACCTGCCAATCAAGCCACCTCTCGTCAGTATTCGTTACCGCTCGACATCCTGTTGGGTGCCTGGAATCTACCAAATCAATCTTCTGGCACGCCAGCACCGTCCCTTGTTGCGAGCGGATCTGAATtatcacctgtctccagtcccGAGCATACCTTGCTAGGTTCAGTGCCGGCGCTTGCGTCGTCTACACCACAGCAGGAAGTCTCGGCTTTCCCATCAACGTCATCGACATCAACAACATCAACATCAACTGAATTCGAATCCGCCATCGAAGTCGAATCCGTGGTAAATCTACCTAGACGTTCTTCACGAACCCGAAGACCGCCGAACAGGTTTGATCCGTACCACCTTTATTAA